TTATTTGTTTTTTTGTTTTATAAAAACGAATAGCTTAAATTGTGTACAAAATATTAAAAATCATGTTATTAAAATAGATTTCCAATGAAATTAAGCTCTTTCGTTAATTAGATAAATATCAAAAAAATGTAAAAAAAACCTTATTACTCATAAAAATAATACAAATAACGCGCAAAACTACAGATTTAAAGCGGAAAAAACAATTCAAAAGTTTTTTTCTAAATTTTGGTTCAAAAATCTAAAACTGCAAAAAAAAGCATAAACCGCGATATAACACGAATTAAAAACATTAAATCGTAGAAAAACACATTAAAACACATATTATTCCCAATACCGTGTATATAAAACTAAAAAAATATGCTCTATAATTAGCAAACGGATGAAAAAGAAAACGAGACAGAAATGAGTATGATCAAAAATAAAAATGTCAAAACCTTCAAAGACAGACTATATAATTCAATGCAAGGTTTATCTGTTTCTGCTTTTGCGAAAAAATGTGATATGTCAGAAACTGTTATTAGGGATTATTTATCAGGAAAAACCTATCCCTCACTTACTCGTCTAGAAGTAATTGCTGAAAAATGTAATGTTTCATTTAACTGGCTTGCCACGGGTTATAGACTTGAAGTATTTGACCCAAAAGACGATGACGATGATGTATATAATGAAAATATTTACCGTATTCCTGTTTATAAAAAACAATTACCTACCAAAGAAGAAGCACAATATCAACGCTATATTCGAGAAACACCTCCTGTAATGAATTATCCAGTTGTGGAAGGCTGGGCATCTCATCGTGGTTTAGATATAAAAAAATTAATTATCTATTGGGCAAAAGGTGATTTAATGTCTCCTGAAATTGAAAATAATAATGGGCTTATAATAAACACGGATATAACTGAGATAGTTGATGGTGCAACATATTTAATCGAATATGAAAATTTCACCTTGTTAAGAAAAATACGTTTAACTTTGAGTAGTTGGATCTTAATATGTAATAATGATCAATATTCAACAATAGAAGTACCTAAAGCACATTTTGATAAGTACAATATAGTTGGTCGTGTTGTACAGATAATTAAAGACGTTTTTTAAATCAATAAATAGAAATCTACTGTTTTTCAATATATAATTACTAGAGTGAGGAAATATTAGTCAGATATTTTCCTCACTATTTTTTATGTTCATAACTTCTTTAATGACAGACAGGTAGATAGCTAAATAATGTTTATTTAAAATTTCACTTTAAATTGGGTATCAGGATAACTTATATCCATTAGCCCTAACCTCATATTCCAATATCATTGATATATTTACCAATAAAATATCATTTTACTAATTAGGTCTATTATGTATCGATTTTTTGAAAAATTGGTGTCACCTTATCCTAAAGATGATCCTCAACCAGCGGCCAAAAACTTTTTTAGTTTTATATGGCAATCAACCAAAGGCACACGCACATTTATACTATTATTAATCATACTAAGTGGATTAAGTGGTGCTTTTGAAGCTTTTTTATTTGCTGCATTAGGTAAAGTAGTTGACTGGCTTGCAGAAGTTGAGCCATCTAAATTTTGGCAGCAAGAAAAGACAACATTAATTTTATTAGCTGTAATAATTTTAGCCAGTACGTTAATTATTAGCTTACAAACAATTATTAAACATCAATGTCTTGCTGGAAATTTTCCAATGAGAATGCGTTGGAATTTGCACAGATTAGTTCTTAATCAAAGTATGCGCTTTTTCCAAGATGAATTTGCAGGAAGAATATCAGCAAAAGTTATGCAAACAGCGCTTGCGGTTAGAGATACTTGTTTTTTAGTCGCAGATATTTTTATCTATGTTCTTATTTCCTTTATTACCATGGCAGCTATTATTGGACAATTAGATCCTTGGTTGTTAATGCCTTTTCTTGGTTGGGGTGTGCTTTATGGAATTGCAATGTATTACTTTATTCCACGCTTAAGTAAAGTTGCCAGTATGCAGGCCGATGCACGTTCGACCATGACAGGACGAGTGACCGATGCTTATACCAATATCATGACTGTTAAACTGTTCTCACATGCAGGTAATGAAGCTAGATACGCTCAAGAATCAATGGATGAGTTTTTAGTTACTGTTAATCGACAAATGCGTTTGGTCAGCAGTTTTGAAATTGTTAACCATCTATTATCTATTACATTGATACTCTGCACGACTGGTGTTGCTTTATGGTTATGGACAGATCAGTTAGTTGGTGTTGGGGCAATTGCTACAACGACCGCGGTCGCATTACGATTAAACGGTTTCTCTCATTGGATCATGTGGGAAATGGCTGCTCTATTTGAAAACATTGGTGTAGTGAAAGATGGTATCAATACATTCTCTTCAACTAAAACAGTCAATGATCAACCTGATGCAACTGAACTTGTTGTAAAACAAGGTAAAATTGAGTTTCAACATATTAACTTTAATTATGATGCCAAAAGGCAAAATTCAATCATTCAAGATTTGGATTTAACGATTAATCCAGGTGAAAAAATAGGTTTAGTTGGTCGATCTGGAGCAGGTAAATCCACGCTTATTAATTTATTATTACGCTTTTATGATTTACAAAGCGGTAAAATTATTATTGATGGACAAGAGATCACAACCATTACTCAAGAAAGTTTACGCGCCCAAATTGGTATGGTAACTCAAGATACATCTCTACTACACCGCTCGGTACGAGAAAACCTACTCTATGGCAACAATCAAGCCACTGAAGAAGAAATGATTATAGCAGCCAAAAAAGCTCATGCTGATAGCTTTATTCAAACACTTGTTGATGCAAACGGTAGAACAGGTTATGACGCATTTGTAGGAGAGCGAGGCATAAAATTATCTGGTGGACAACGACAACGCATTGCAATAGCCAGAGTTATATTAAAAAATGCCCCAATTCTATTATTAGATGAAGCAACCAGTGCCTTGGAT
The sequence above is drawn from the Gilliamella apicola genome and encodes:
- a CDS encoding LexA family transcriptional regulator; the protein is MIKNKNVKTFKDRLYNSMQGLSVSAFAKKCDMSETVIRDYLSGKTYPSLTRLEVIAEKCNVSFNWLATGYRLEVFDPKDDDDDVYNENIYRIPVYKKQLPTKEEAQYQRYIRETPPVMNYPVVEGWASHRGLDIKKLIIYWAKGDLMSPEIENNNGLIINTDITEIVDGATYLIEYENFTLLRKIRLTLSSWILICNNDQYSTIEVPKAHFDKYNIVGRVVQIIKDVF
- a CDS encoding ABC transporter ATP-binding protein — protein: MYRFFEKLVSPYPKDDPQPAAKNFFSFIWQSTKGTRTFILLLIILSGLSGAFEAFLFAALGKVVDWLAEVEPSKFWQQEKTTLILLAVIILASTLIISLQTIIKHQCLAGNFPMRMRWNLHRLVLNQSMRFFQDEFAGRISAKVMQTALAVRDTCFLVADIFIYVLISFITMAAIIGQLDPWLLMPFLGWGVLYGIAMYYFIPRLSKVASMQADARSTMTGRVTDAYTNIMTVKLFSHAGNEARYAQESMDEFLVTVNRQMRLVSSFEIVNHLLSITLILCTTGVALWLWTDQLVGVGAIATTTAVALRLNGFSHWIMWEMAALFENIGVVKDGINTFSSTKTVNDQPDATELVVKQGKIEFQHINFNYDAKRQNSIIQDLDLTINPGEKIGLVGRSGAGKSTLINLLLRFYDLQSGKIIIDGQEITTITQESLRAQIGMVTQDTSLLHRSVRENLLYGNNQATEEEMIIAAKKAHADSFIQTLVDANGRTGYDAFVGERGIKLSGGQRQRIAIARVILKNAPILLLDEATSALDSEIEQAIQESLYTLMEGKTVIAIAHRLSTIAAMDRLVVLDQGRIIEQGTHQELLDKNGLYAQLWKHQSGGFLAENI